ATGGCAGGATGTGCGCACCGCCATCAACAAGGCCAAGCGCGACGGCGTGACCGATGTGCAGTCCACGTTCCTGGAAGCGTCGCTCGATGTGCGCGAGCAGATCGAGGACATCTCCGAGGAGTGGGCGCAGCTCAAGGCGCTGCCGGAAATGAAGTTCACGCTCGGCGGTGTCGAGGAACTGCGCGACCCGCGCGTGCGGCTGCTTTACGCCATCGACGCGGACGGGCGCGTGCTGGGCGTCACCAGCTGGCTGCCCACCTGGCGCGACGGGCGCATCGTCGGCTGGACGCTGGACTTCATGCGCCATCGCACCGACAGTCCCAACGGCATTATGGAGTTCCTGATCGCGCGCATGGCCGAGCGCCTGCGCGACGAGGGGCTTGCGGATCCTGAGCATGCCGTGGAGTTCATGAGCCTGTCCGCGGCACCCTTGGCCGGCATGAACCCCGAGCGAGACAATGCCCGGGAAGGTGGGGTGGCGGCCGGCGAAGGCACGCAGGTGCTCCAACACGCGCTGCAGATCGTGGCCGACTGGATGGAACCCGCCTACGGCTTCCACTCGCTGTTCAACTTCAAGCGCAAGTTCCAGCCCGCCGAAGCGCCGGTCTACGTGTGCTACCCGGACCCGGCGGCGTTGCCGCAGATCGGGCTCGCGGTGGTGCGCGCCTACGTGCCCAGCGTGACGCCCGCCGAAGTGGCCGGCATGCTCAGTACGCTGCGGTCGTGAAGGTGTGCACACGGGTACGCAGGCTAGCCGATTCGAGCCTGAGACGGGGTATCTGCTTTCAGGAGGTACATTTGGCCTCTTGCGGACAGCTAACTGCCTTCAAAGAGATACCTAAACTCTGAAATCCCGAGTATGAGCGTTGCAATGACGGCGTTTGTACTCGGGGTTTCCCGTATTCAGTACCTCTTTGAACGGAGAAAGCATTCTGCAGAAGCCCGAATGTACCTCTTTGAGCGGCGAAAGCCCAGCGAGAAGGGCGCAGAAGGCGCTATCTCCGTTTCGAGGGGTTGATTTGGCCTCTCCGGGAGGTCTACTCCTGCTTCGAGGGGCTGATGGCCGAGTATTCACGCTCCAAAATCGGCGGAATGGCGTTGACGCGGATGGGCTTTTACATGCGGTCTAGCTGCCGACCAGCCCCCTTGAAACGGGAGTAGACCTCCTGCGAAGGCCGAATCAGCCCCTCGAAAGCGGTTTTGCCGGTGCAGAGGTGTCGTTGACTGCATCGCGAGCCGCCTCGACGTAGTAACGTGGGGCGCATGAGCGAACGTAACGAACACAATGACGGAAATACGCAAACCGCATACTTCGCCGGCGGCTGCTTCTGGGGACTGGAGCGCTACTTCCAGAACGTCGACGGCGTCACGGACACCACGGTCGGCTACGCGCAATCCACCGTCGAATCGCCGACCTACGAGCAGGTATGCGCGGGCGGCACGGATGCGGCCGAAACCGTGAAAGTCGAGTTTAACCCGGCACAGGTCAGCCTGCGGACGCTGACATTACTGTTCCTGGAGGTCATTGACCCGTTCTCCGTGGACCAGCAGGGCGAAGACCGCGGCCGGCAGTACCGCACTGGCATGTTCTACACGGACGAGACGCAGCGCGCCGTGTATGTGGCGGCCTTGGAGCAGCTGGTCGACCGCCAGCCGCAGCGCCCGGCCGTACTGGTCGAACCGCTGCGCAACTTCTACCCGGCCGAGGCACATCATCAGGACTATCTGGTGAACAATCCCGGCGGCTACTGCCATGTGCCGATCGCCGCAATCGCGAACGTAAAACGCCGTCAGAAGTACGTGGAACGCATCTGGGATCTGACGCTTGAGCAGTTCGCGGTCACACAGAACGCCGCTACCGAGCGCCCGTTCGTCAACGAGTATGACGAGGAGTTTGAGCCCGGCATTTACGTGGACATCGTCAGCGGCGAGCCGCTGTTCTCGTCGCGAGACAAGTTCGATTCCGGCTGCGGCTGGCCCGCGTTCTCTCGCCCGATTGCCGGTGACTTGCTGACCGAGCATGAGGACCACCGCATTCCGGGCCGCGACCGCATCGAAGTGCGCACGTCGGACACACAGATTCACTTGGGCCACGTGTTCACCGACGGCCCGGCCGACCGCGGCGGCCTGCGCTACTGCATGAATTCCGCCGCCCTGCGCTTCGTGCCGCGCTCGCGCATGGCCGAGGAAGGATACGGCGACTGGATTTCGGTTGTGGATGGGGATGAGCAGGCATGAGCATGGAGAATATTGCGGGCGCTCGCAAGCCCGCCAAGCGTGAGGATGAGCACACGGTCGCCGGCGAGCATCGCATGATGCGCCGCGCGTAACCGTGGCATCGCCGCCACGTTCGTGTCGCATAATTGCTGCCCGGCCACGTCATAATTCGCCGTGCCGCGTGGGAGCGCTGTGGCGGCTACGACGAGTCGATGCGCGGCGACGCCACCGCCAGTCAAGCCTTCATGGCCCACCCCACCTACGGCGACGGCGGAATGGCCGCCGCCGTACGGTTGAGGAGCTGATGGTCAGCCGGCTAAATGCCGATAGAGCTCTGGATCGATTGGCCGGGCCAAACGCAGGACCGACAGGGTGACCTTCACACTGCCCTGTCCGGTTGCGTCAGGCTTGGTGGTGAGCTGAGGATTCTCAAACGCAGCGACGTGGCCAACGTAGTAGTACTTGCCATCGGCCTCTTCCGCCTTGCGCATGACGAATAGCGGGACGAAATGTGTGTGGTCCCAATTCGGGCCAATGCCGCTAAGCGCCCATCGGAATTCCGGAGACTGCGGAGTGCGTCCGTTCTTGCTGAAGTATTTCATTTCCTGTGTGCTCAGGAATTCATCCTCGTATTGGCTGGCCGCGTATTTCACGAAGATGGGCATGGTGTTGGTTTCCTTGTCGAGCAGGTAACCACCCACGTTTTGCGGAGTGTTTTCCTTCTTCCATCCGCACAGGCGCATGACGTCAGCCATGGAATATTTGCGCTCGTACAAGAACATGTGGTCGAAGACCTGTTGCCTGGCGGCGGCCTCGCGGAACATATCTCGGCAATTGGCCATACCGGTGCGCAAAGTGTCCGCGAAGAAGATGCGGAACGTTCGGTTCGTGGCAAGTATGTCGGCGAATCTGCTGCTCAACCGATATGCGGTGTCGCTTCCTGTGCCGGTGCTGTTCAAGGTTTCGACCAATGGCTGGTTGCCAAAACGATTGCAGTTCGGGCCGGTGAAATATGAATAATCGAGCACGCTGATCGCAGAGTCGAATTGCGCGTCTGAACCATCGGCCAGCGGGAATTCAGTACGAATCGCATCGAGCAGTTCGCTGCGGCCGATTGACGAGCCCGCACTCCAATGCTGAGGTACGTCGTCGTCGAGCCGTTCGCTGACGAAATGGCATAGCTGAGCAAGAATGACCAATTCGTGCGGTCGCAATCCGGGCAGCAGCAGCTCCGCTGCCATCTTGAGTATCGCGTCTTCAACGTCGGTCACCGGCTCCAACTGATCCTCAAATGTCGCTTCATGATGTTTGCCTTTGCC
This DNA window, taken from Bifidobacterium longum subsp. longum JCM 1217, encodes the following:
- the msrB gene encoding peptide-methionine (R)-S-oxide reductase MsrB, producing the protein MSERNEHNDGNTQTAYFAGGCFWGLERYFQNVDGVTDTTVGYAQSTVESPTYEQVCAGGTDAAETVKVEFNPAQVSLRTLTLLFLEVIDPFSVDQQGEDRGRQYRTGMFYTDETQRAVYVAALEQLVDRQPQRPAVLVEPLRNFYPAEAHHQDYLVNNPGGYCHVPIAAIANVKRRQKYVERIWDLTLEQFAVTQNAATERPFVNEYDEEFEPGIYVDIVSGEPLFSSRDKFDSGCGWPAFSRPIAGDLLTEHEDHRIPGRDRIEVRTSDTQIHLGHVFTDGPADRGGLRYCMNSAALRFVPRSRMAEEGYGDWISVVDGDEQA